GGGAAGATCCGGAGGAAGCTCTGCATGAGAATAGCAGAGAAGAATGCCCAGGGTTAAAAGTACAGCACGGGGCAGAAGAGATCGCAGCATCACTGATCTACCTCTGTAATGGTTGAATCCTCGAACACCGGAGACTCGATTCCAATAGTAGTAGTCTTGCTTCCGAATTCCTGAGCCAGCTTGATATCCATATCATGAACAGCCTGGGTCATTGCATATTCCATCAGAGCTGACATCTCCCTGATAACGAATTCGGGCTCTTTCTGATAAACTTTTTTCCGCAGATCGAATCTTCTGGTGTAAAGCACTCTTCCGTCACCAGTCCGGACCAGGTTGATTCTGAAGGCCAGGTGAGCAAACCAGAGTTCTTCGCTGTCATACTCTTCAAGTGCCTCAATTATTCCGCTTAACTCATAATCCGGCTTCTTTCCTTCATCGAATCTCCTCACAATACTGCTTGCAAGATTAGCGGAAACCAGATGTTTGTGAACCAGATCAGTTATCATTCGGGTAGGTTTTACAGCCCATACACGGTAAACGTAATACTTCAGTTGAAAAGGACTCTGCCTGTAAACTATCTGAGGCCGGTTATATGCTTCCTCTATACTGAATTCCTTAAGACGGATAGTAATTGGATATGGATTTGGATTCTGACGCTTGTTCATTGAAGGCAGGTAATTTAATACGTAGTATTGTTTTGTCGGTACCGAACCGCATCCTGCTGTTAGCAACACCGCTAATGCCAGCGGGTATACTATCCTTTTTCTCATCGGACCTCCCTTCCTCTCTGAGATTCACCCTTAAGCAGCAGTGATGGGTTTTCGGCCAGAACTTTTGTTAACTGGTTGGCATTCTCTGAAGCCTCTCTGATATTTTCCATCCCCACTGCGAAATCCTCCCTGCTTTGACGGACCATGAGAGAAAGATTTTCTGCAAGGCTTTTAAGCGAGTGCACTGTCGAGTCAATGGCTGAAAAGGTACGGCTTATCTGATCCGCCGTGACATTGCCTTTAAAAGAACTGGTAAAGCTTTTGATGTCACCTGCCACAGAATCAATTTTGGTGATCAGGCTGCTTGTGGAGTTTGTCATTTTCTGAATCTGAGGACGTGACTCGCTGACAAAACCCCTGACATCCTCTGTGATATAGGCTACATTGTCCAGTATCTTTTTGATTGACCGGAGACTGTCCGGTTCTGTGATTTGATTAAGGTGATTGAGAAGCAGTTCTACTTTGCCGACAATCGATTCCGCTTTACCGGTGATTGTCGAGATCACGGAGATCTTTGTGGGAATTTCAGACCCGGGTTTAAGAAGCTCTGATTCATTTTTTCCTCCGGCTATCTCAACATACTTCAACCCGGTTATCCCCATAGCCCCTGTAGTGGCAACCATATCTACCTTCATGGGGAAATCCTGCTGTATTTTCATCTCTACTTTTACTTTGGAGAGATTGTCCGGAAGGTAGGTTATTTTTTCGACTTTGCCAATGGGTACGCCGCTGAATTTGACAACCGCACCCTGCTCCAGTCCGCTGAGAGATTCTCCTTCAAAGTAGGCAAAAAAAGTATTGAATTTGTCAGTCAGTTTCATTCCCAGAGGAATGACAAAAAAAATTGCCAGGAGGATTATTCCCGCGATTACAAATACACCAAGTCTGGCTCGCTGTGCCCTAGATATGCTCATCCTGAAAACTCCAGGTTGAAATCAGTGGTGCAGGTGACGCTTTTGTTCAGGTCCGGTTCGTGCCGTTTGAAAAAGTCACAAACAGGACCCTCTTTGTGTTTGAGCGCTTCTGCAAGTGGGCCGTCAAAAAGAAGAGACCCTTTGTGTAAAAATGTGATATTGTCCGCTATCTTTTCTATAGAAAAGAGTTCATGAGTAACAACCACAACAGTTATCCCCAGCATCATGCGTAGTTTTAACAGTAAATCATCCAGACCGGCTGATGTCACAGGATCAAGTCCTGCCGAAGGCTCATCGCAGAATAACAGCGGCGGATCAAGTGCCAGAGCGCGTGCAAGTGCGGCTCTCTTTCTCATTCCACCGGATAGTTCCCCCGGATAAAGTTCCGCCGCGTGCGGAAGATCGACCTGGGCAAGTTTCAACCGGACAATCTCTCTGATTATACTATCTGGTAATCTGGTGTGCATCTGTAATGGCAATGCAACGTTTTCCTGAACAGTAAGCGATCCCAGAAGTGCGCCATTTTGAAACAGAACGCCAATCTTTTTCAACACATCTACTGTCCGGGGATCATCCTGATCGGATATTTCTGTCCCGAAAATACGGATTTTTCCTGAATATGGCTTAAGAAGCCCGATTATTGACTTGAGAAGTGTTGTCTTCCCGCATCCTGATGTGCCCAGAATCACTCTGATTTCAGATTTGAAAAAGCTGGTACTTATGTCTTTAAGTACAACCCGGTCACCATACCTGGTTACCAGATTCTCTATTTCAACTATCGATTTTTTGCTATTGCTGTCCAATGCGCTTAACCTACAGGATAAACGAGAAAAGGGCATCCGCAATTATAATTATGAAAATTCCGGTTACAACACTGGCGGTTGTTTCTTTACCTACCGCTTCAGCGCCTCCGCGAACTTTGAACCCATAAAAAGATCCGATCCAGATAATCAGCCACGAAAAGACAACCGACTTGATGAATCCTGCGAATACATCCTTCATGGCGAGGCTCTTGCCTAATTCGTTCCAGAAGAGACTTGATGACAGATCAAGATAAAGCAAAGCTACAAAATATCCACCTAGAATGCCTGCCGCTGTACCCAAGATAGAAAGTATCGGCATGGTGATCGATATAGCCCAGAATTTTGGTACTACAGTGAATTGAATCGGGTTTATCCCCATTGTCTGAAGAGCATCGATCTCTTCACCAACTACCATCGTGGCAATCTCTGCTGTTGTAGCACTTCCGGTTCTGCCAGCCAGAATAATTGCAGTGAGAAGAGGTCCCATCTCCCTTACCATCGTGATTCCAACCAGTGGGGCCAGAAAAACCCCTGCTCCAAAAACACGCAGTTGCATGGCGGTCTGAAGAGCAAGCACGATCCCGATTAGCAGTGACAGTAGGCCGACTATACCAAAGGCTTTATATCCCAACTGGTACATCTGTTCGCCTAATGCCCCTTTTTTAATGTCCCGTTTTTCCAATAATCCAAAAGTACCCCAGTAAAGCATTTCAGTTAGA
The sequence above is drawn from the Fibrobacter sp. genome and encodes:
- a CDS encoding ATP-binding cassette domain-containing protein translates to MPFSRLSCRLSALDSNSKKSIVEIENLVTRYGDRVVLKDISTSFFKSEIRVILGTSGCGKTTLLKSIIGLLKPYSGKIRIFGTEISDQDDPRTVDVLKKIGVLFQNGALLGSLTVQENVALPLQMHTRLPDSIIREIVRLKLAQVDLPHAAELYPGELSGGMRKRAALARALALDPPLLFCDEPSAGLDPVTSAGLDDLLLKLRMMLGITVVVVTHELFSIEKIADNITFLHKGSLLFDGPLAEALKHKEGPVCDFFKRHEPDLNKSVTCTTDFNLEFSG
- a CDS encoding MlaE family lipid ABC transporter permease subunit, which translates into the protein MIIPAFLDLDWVSKSDLLSGKKDHTLVLDFSETKKIDSAGMSFIHLLHSLHQKSGGKLILKDLSPDLLKNLQSWSPTAAKQTGKKKSENFLVRTGDAVLSFKDTALGALSILTEMLYWGTFGLLEKRDIKKGALGEQMYQLGYKAFGIVGLLSLLIGIVLALQTAMQLRVFGAGVFLAPLVGITMVREMGPLLTAIILAGRTGSATTAEIATMVVGEEIDALQTMGINPIQFTVVPKFWAISITMPILSILGTAAGILGGYFVALLYLDLSSSLFWNELGKSLAMKDVFAGFIKSVVFSWLIIWIGSFYGFKVRGGAEAVGKETTASVVTGIFIIIIADALFSFIL
- a CDS encoding MCE family protein, with the protein product MSISRAQRARLGVFVIAGIILLAIFFVIPLGMKLTDKFNTFFAYFEGESLSGLEQGAVVKFSGVPIGKVEKITYLPDNLSKVKVEMKIQQDFPMKVDMVATTGAMGITGLKYVEIAGGKNESELLKPGSEIPTKISVISTITGKAESIVGKVELLLNHLNQITEPDSLRSIKKILDNVAYITEDVRGFVSESRPQIQKMTNSTSSLITKIDSVAGDIKSFTSSFKGNVTADQISRTFSAIDSTVHSLKSLAENLSLMVRQSREDFAVGMENIREASENANQLTKVLAENPSLLLKGESQRGREVR